CGCGCGGCATTGTCGCCGCGGAACTGCACGGCGACGACCTCCTCCGCGTCCCCGCGTTCCGCGTCGGCCACATCGAACGTCAATTCGACGCCCGGCATGAGCCGGGGCAACTGCTTGGACAGGATGTCCATCACGTCTTCGGTGCTGTATTGCGGCGATTCCCACTCCGGGCCGTCTTCGTCGGTGAAGAGGTAGACTTCGAGTTTGCCGCCGCTCGCGTTAAAGAACTTGAATACGTTCTTGATGCCGAGAATGTCGCGCCTGCGGTCCAGCTCGTTTTCAAGAGAATTGAAGACCTCCGCGGCCATGTCCACATCGAAGTTCTGATCGAATTCGATGTGGATATCGACTTCGCGCGTATCGAGCCGGGGCAGTTCCTGCATATCCATGCCGGCGTAGGGGACCTTGTAGGTGACGAAAAGAACGGCGCCCAGAATCATGATGGATGCGAAACGCCTGCGCAGCGCGAGGCAGACAACGCTGTCATAGGCGCGGATGACCGACTCGATAAGACTGAAGCGCAGCAGGCTCCTGACCACGCCCTGCCCGCGCTGCCGGAACGCGCCGAACCGCTCGAACAGGGCCAGGCGCTGCTCGCGGATCTGGGTCATGGCGAGGGGGACCACCGTCAAGGCGATGATGAGGCTGCCCATGAGCGAAACCGCAAGCGGCAAGGCGAGCTCCTTCATGAACACCGACATGCGGCCCGCCTCCATGAAGAACATGGGGATGAATACCACCAGCGTGGTGGTCGTGGATGCGGTGATGGCGAGGCCGACGTCGCCGGCCCCGCGCTTGGCGCTCTCGATGATGCTGAAACCCATCTGACGGTGGCGGATGATGTTTTCCACGACGACGATGGAGTTGTCGACCAACATGCCGACGGCAATGATCATGGAGACCATCGAGACGATGTTGAGCGTCATGCCAATGAAAAACATCGCCACGATGGCCACAACAAGCGAGGTTGGGATCGACAGCGCCACGATGAGCGTGGGCCGCACGCGGAACAGGAACAGATAAAGGACGATGATGGCCATGATCCCGCCGTAGATGCCGGAATCACGGAGATTTGCCAATGCGGTCAGAATGAGTTCGGACTGATCGAAGAATATGTTGGTCTCCACATCCTCGAATTGGGCGTCCTGGGGCAACTCGTCTATTACCTTGCGCACGGCGCGGCACGTGGCGACCGTGTTCGCTTCGGATTCCTTGATCGCGAGGACGAACGCGCCGCCTTTGCGGTCTATCGTAGCCTCGCGAATGGGCTCGCGGGTCATGTACCGCACACGCGCTATGTCGCCCAGGCGCACGCCGTTCGGCGTAACGACAAGGCCGCGGATGTCCTCGAGGTTGCGGTATTCCCCGACTGTGCGCACGAAGTACTTGGTGTCGGCGTCGACCAGTTCCCCCACCGAGAGGTTGAAGCTGCTGACCCGCAGCGCGGCGACCAGATCGTAAAGGCCGAGGTTCATGCTGCGCAGCGTGTCCTGATCGAACTCGATGACGATTTCCTCTTCCGGGCGCGTCGTGTAGATGACGACGTCGGCGACGCCGTCAATACGGCGTAGGCGCGGTTCGAGAATCGTGCGAACGCGATGCACGAGTTCCGCCTCGTCGCTTCTTGACAAGACAGCGAGCGCCACGACCGGGATCGAGCGCGAACTGAATCGCTCGATCAGCATGCGGTCCACGTCTTCGGGCAAGATCAGTTTCAGGCGTTCCATGCGGTCGCGCACCTCGGCCGTAGCCTGCGTCATGTCGGTATCCAGGTCGAAGCGCATGTGAATGAAGACGCCGTTGCTGTCGGAAACGGTGCGGATATCGCGCAGGCCGGGGATGGTGCGGAACTCCCCTTCCGCCGGGATGGTGACTTCCTCCTCGACTTGCTCGGGGGACGCCCCGATATAGGGGATGCGGCAATTAATGAACGGCGGGCTGACTTCGGGCAGGAACTGGAGGGGAATGCGCGTCCACGCGATGACGCCCAGGATGAGCATGCACAGACTGAGCATGGTGGTGGTGATCGGGCGCTTGAGCGAGAACTCTACCAGCGAGAACTTCACGTCTTGTCACGTCCGCCGAACAAGTCGTACACCATCGGCATGATGAACAGGGTCAGCAAGGTAGAGGAACTCAGGCCGGCTATGACGACCACGGCGAGCGGCTGGCGGAGTTCCGCGCCCTCCCCGGCGGCGGTGACCATGGGGATCAGGCCCAGAACGGTCGTGATGGTGGTCATCAGGATGGGGCGCAGCCGCACCGTGCCGGCGGCGACCACGGCTTCGCGCTTGGTCATGCCGCGTTCCCGCAACTGGTTGACGTAATCGACCAGCACGATGGCGTTGTTCACGACGATGCCCGCGAGAATAATACCGCCGAGAAAGACCATGATGCTGAGGTCGATGCCGGTCCACCACAGCGCATACACGACGCCGACGAACGCGAGCGGCACGCTGAACATGACGAGGAGCGGGTGCAGAATGGACTCGAACTGGCAGGCCATGACGACGTAAACGAGGAAGATGGCGAGCGCCAGCGCGAAATTCAGACTCTGGTACGAGACCTCGAGTTCGCGGTTCTGCCCGCCGAGTTCGTAGTAATAATCTTTCGGCCACTGGACCGTTTGCAGGAGGCTCCGGATGTCATTGGACACGGCGCCCAGGTCCCGGCCTTCGACATTCGCCGTAATGAGCACCACCTGCCGCTGATCGATGCGCCGGATCTCGCTCGGGCCTTTCTCTTTGCGGATCGTGGCCACGGCGGAAAGCGGCACAGGCGGGAACCCGTCGGTGACCGCCACCTTCGCCAGGTCCTGCTCGTTGCTCATGTATTCCTGCATCGTGCGGACGCGCACGTCGATCTTCTCGCCTTCCTGATCGAATTTCGTGGCCACGACGCCGGCCACTTCGCGGCGGAGCCGTTCGGCCACCTGCCCGGGGGTCAGATGGTGCGCGGCCAGTTTGGGCCGGTCAAAGGTGATGATTAGTTCGGGATACCCCTCCTGAACGCTCAACTCGGCGTCTTTCAAGCCCGCGACGCCGTCAATGCGCGCGAGCGCCTCGCGGCCGAGTTCTTTCAGCTGGCTCATGTCATCGCCGATGATCTGCACCTCGACGGCCGTCTTGAAACTGAACATGGTCGGCAACGTGAAGGTGATTTTCTCGTCGGGGGTCACCACCGCCGCGATCCGCGCGCGCAGGTCTTCCGTAATCTGGTCCTGGATGGGCGCCGTTTCCGTCGGATTCTTCAGGCGCACGGTGAACTGCGCCATGTTCTCGCCCCGTTCCCGCTGGGCTTCGGTCTTCTCTGAACCAATCTCGACCGTGACCGATTCGACCAGGGGGTGCGCGCGCACGACCTGCTCAACACGCCGGGCGCGCTCTTCCGTCTGGGCCAACCGCGTGCCCGGCGGCGCGTCGAAGCGGATCCCGAATTCCCCCTGCTTCATCGCTGGGATGAGTTCCTGGCCGAAATTGCGGGCCACATAGCTGGCGTGCACGGAAAGCGCCAGCACCCCGAGCAGTATGACGGGGGAGAGGCGCAGGGCGTGCCGCAGCGTGAAGGCATAGCTGGCCCGAAATGCGTTAAACCCGAAGTCGAACAGCCTCACGGGGAGCCAAAGCAAGGCGCCGAGGATGGACCGGATGACCCAGACGAAGCCGAACAACACCACACACACGAAGAACAGGACCGTCACCAGCAGCGTGATTGCGGCCCGCAGCACTACCTGCAAAGGGTAGAGGACCAGGAGAAATGGCAGGAAAAGCACGGCGCCCAGGAAGGACAGCACGTTCGCGGCCGTGACTTGCGCGCGAAGCCGGCGCAGCGCGGAAACAGTAGGTTGGAAAGTGTCTTTGAAGGAGTCGACGAGATACTCGCGAATATACCGAAGGCCCATGATGGGAAGCAGGACCAGCGAGGCCGCGCGGCCTTTGCCCTGCTCCCGGCGCAATTCGTGGTAGCCCCGGAGTATCCAGACGACGTCGCGGTCGCCTGCCACGGCGAACGCTTGACGCGAGTACACCATCGGGATCAAGTAAAGCGCCACCAGGAGCGAGGCGAGCAGCGAGAACGTGACGGTCAGGGCGAGGTCGCTGAACAACTGGCCCGCGATGCCCTCGACGAACGCAATGGGGAAGAACACGCACACCGTGGTCAATGTCGAGGAGATGACCGCGGAGGAGACTTCTTTGGCGCCGCGCTCCGCGGCGTCGACGGGGCCGTCCCCCTCCTCCTTGCAGCGGAAGATGCTCTCAAGCACTACGATCGAGTTGTCCACCAGCATGCCCACGCCCAGCGCCAGGCCGCCGAGCGACATGATGTTGAGCGAGATGCCCCGCATGAACATGGGCAAGAAGGTCGCTACAACGGAAATGGGGATGGAAATGCCGATGAGCAGCGTGCTCTTCAGTTCGTGAAGGAACAGAAACAGGACGATCAGCGCCAGGCCGCCGCCCACAATCGTCGCGGAGCGCACCTCGTTAATCGAGTCTTGAATGAACCGCGACTGGTCCGTGATCACGGACAGGTTGACGTCCCCAGGCAGCCGGTCCAGCAGCGTCGCCGCGCGCTCCCGTTTGGAGATAATGGCCTCTGCCGCATCCCGGCTCAGTTCTTGGCCGTTGAGGCGCGCCGTCGCTATCTCCTGGCGGATGGCCACCTCGCGCCATTGGCGGTCCCAGAAGGTCTCCTCGTGGCGGAAGCCAAGCAGGTCCTTCACCTGTTCGCAGACCTGCACGGTATTGGCGTCGCCTTCCTTGAAGACGTCGAGTTCGACCGCTTCCAGGCCGTTGATATGCACGATGGTCTCGCGTTCCTTCGCGCCGAGTTGAATACGCGCGACCTCTTCCAGGTAGACCGGGCCGGTTTCGAGCATGG
The nucleotide sequence above comes from Candidatus Hydrogenedentota bacterium. Encoded proteins:
- a CDS encoding efflux RND transporter permease subunit, whose amino-acid sequence is MQEQPQRQYRMAIRRPVTMAMLFLTLIVFGWRSYQNLPINLMPDISYPTLTVRTEYEGAAPADVEKLVTRPLEEMLSIVSGMVEINSVSSPGLSEIILEFTWGTDMNVAMQDVRDRLDLFDPPKEVTEKPVILRYDPTLDPVMRIAITPAALGEDADAEAEQQALTEIREAAERHLKSDLEAQVGIAQVAVKGGREKEIQVLVDTEVLKSKGLSLQQVENALAQQNINLSGGRLQEGKTEYLVRTLNQFESLDEISRSVVSMLETGPVYLEEVARIQLGAKERETIVHINGLEAVELDVFKEGDANTVQVCEQVKDLLGFRHEETFWDRQWREVAIRQEIATARLNGQELSRDAAEAIISKRERAATLLDRLPGDVNLSVITDQSRFIQDSINEVRSATIVGGGLALIVLFLFLHELKSTLLIGISIPISVVATFLPMFMRGISLNIMSLGGLALGVGMLVDNSIVVLESIFRCKEEGDGPVDAAERGAKEVSSAVISSTLTTVCVFFPIAFVEGIAGQLFSDLALTVTFSLLASLLVALYLIPMVYSRQAFAVAGDRDVVWILRGYHELRREQGKGRAASLVLLPIMGLRYIREYLVDSFKDTFQPTVSALRRLRAQVTAANVLSFLGAVLFLPFLLVLYPLQVVLRAAITLLVTVLFFVCVVLFGFVWVIRSILGALLWLPVRLFDFGFNAFRASYAFTLRHALRLSPVILLGVLALSVHASYVARNFGQELIPAMKQGEFGIRFDAPPGTRLAQTEERARRVEQVVRAHPLVESVTVEIGSEKTEAQRERGENMAQFTVRLKNPTETAPIQDQITEDLRARIAAVVTPDEKITFTLPTMFSFKTAVEVQIIGDDMSQLKELGREALARIDGVAGLKDAELSVQEGYPELIITFDRPKLAAHHLTPGQVAERLRREVAGVVATKFDQEGEKIDVRVRTMQEYMSNEQDLAKVAVTDGFPPVPLSAVATIRKEKGPSEIRRIDQRQVVLITANVEGRDLGAVSNDIRSLLQTVQWPKDYYYELGGQNRELEVSYQSLNFALALAIFLVYVVMACQFESILHPLLVMFSVPLAFVGVVYALWWTGIDLSIMVFLGGIILAGIVVNNAIVLVDYVNQLRERGMTKREAVVAAGTVRLRPILMTTITTVLGLIPMVTAAGEGAELRQPLAVVVIAGLSSSTLLTLFIMPMVYDLFGGRDKT
- a CDS encoding efflux RND transporter permease subunit, with amino-acid sequence MKFSLVEFSLKRPITTTMLSLCMLILGVIAWTRIPLQFLPEVSPPFINCRIPYIGASPEQVEEEVTIPAEGEFRTIPGLRDIRTVSDSNGVFIHMRFDLDTDMTQATAEVRDRMERLKLILPEDVDRMLIERFSSRSIPVVALAVLSRSDEAELVHRVRTILEPRLRRIDGVADVVIYTTRPEEEIVIEFDQDTLRSMNLGLYDLVAALRVSSFNLSVGELVDADTKYFVRTVGEYRNLEDIRGLVVTPNGVRLGDIARVRYMTREPIREATIDRKGGAFVLAIKESEANTVATCRAVRKVIDELPQDAQFEDVETNIFFDQSELILTALANLRDSGIYGGIMAIIVLYLFLFRVRPTLIVALSIPTSLVVAIVAMFFIGMTLNIVSMVSMIIAVGMLVDNSIVVVENIIRHRQMGFSIIESAKRGAGDVGLAITASTTTTLVVFIPMFFMEAGRMSVFMKELALPLAVSLMGSLIIALTVVPLAMTQIREQRLALFERFGAFRQRGQGVVRSLLRFSLIESVIRAYDSVVCLALRRRFASIMILGAVLFVTYKVPYAGMDMQELPRLDTREVDIHIEFDQNFDVDMAAEVFNSLENELDRRRDILGIKNVFKFFNASGGKLEVYLFTDEDGPEWESPQYSTEDVMDILSKQLPRLMPGVELTFDVADAERGDAEEVVAVQFRGDNAARLKQFADIFRIYMARITGVKDAKTDVEKDTQEMQLRIDEDIAERAGISPLIVAQTVDAALRGARLPYMKQGGREVPVWAQFQEENRKSRDNLDNIIVIGAGRQPMPVNQLVDYTRAPTPASIHRYNGKNTVMVSATATFERLNRVKYELMRLAQMFDLPTGYSIELGEQLRELESNWFSFVSSLFMAVILVYLVMASLFESYVLPLSILTTVPLSFIGVLWLFFLTATPFDIVTLIGCILMVGLIVNNGIVIVDHINQLRLQGKQRNEAILQAGRDRFRPVMMTAITTILGCVPLALTTSGGGVTFQGLGRAVVGGMTVDTFLTLIIVPLFYSLLDDLTEWVRAFLTGFTRRARTEIS